A stretch of Microbulbifer bruguierae DNA encodes these proteins:
- a CDS encoding HdeD family acid-resistance protein — MANQNIPMSTRPLLKLLADNWWVALLRGCFAILFGVLTFVWPGISLLSLIILFGAYSLVDGVIALYGAFKGRGSVTGSSIWWLIFVGITGIAAGIVTFIYPQVTALVLVIFIGAWALVRGIFEIIGAIRLRKEIDHEWLLIFAGVLSVIFGLVLLLKPGAGALALLWLIGTYAILFGIILVWLAFRLRKVKHTGR; from the coding sequence ATGGCCAATCAGAATATCCCCATGTCGACCCGCCCGCTGTTAAAACTGCTGGCAGACAACTGGTGGGTTGCGCTGCTGCGGGGCTGCTTTGCGATCCTTTTCGGAGTCCTTACTTTCGTCTGGCCCGGTATCAGCCTGCTCAGCCTTATTATTTTGTTTGGCGCCTACTCACTGGTCGATGGCGTTATTGCGCTTTACGGTGCATTCAAAGGGCGCGGCTCGGTCACCGGTTCATCCATCTGGTGGTTGATCTTCGTGGGCATCACCGGCATTGCCGCGGGTATTGTTACCTTCATTTATCCGCAGGTGACGGCGTTGGTACTGGTCATCTTTATCGGTGCCTGGGCACTGGTGCGGGGGATATTTGAAATCATCGGTGCCATCCGCCTGCGCAAGGAAATCGATCACGAGTGGCTGCTGATTTTTGCCGGCGTGTTGTCGGTGATATTCGGACTGGTACTGCTGCTGAAACCTGGCGCCGGTGCGCTGGCGCTGTTATGGCTGATCGGCACGTACGCCATTCTGTTTGGCATTATTCTGGTGTGGTTGGCATTCCGCTTGCGCAAAGTGAAACACACAGGGCGCTAG
- a CDS encoding LytR/AlgR family response regulator transcription factor, with protein sequence MSDNNLKVIIVDDEPLARRGLRLRLENLAGVDVLAECGNGREAREQILALQPDVAFLDIQMPGVSGLELVQLLPKESIPQIVFVTAYDQYAVEAFEVNAVDYVLKPIEEERLNKALQRVREKLGSENLAAQREQLLEAVADLTQETPQALEQKLAAGEFGSSRYPEKIAIKDAGKITLVPARDIDWIDAAGDYMCVHASGETHVMRITMKELEQQLDPKVFQRIHRSTIVNLKRVREICAHINGEYHLVLNNGERLKMSRSYKNKVQHFI encoded by the coding sequence GTGAGTGACAACAATCTTAAAGTCATCATTGTTGACGACGAGCCTCTGGCCCGCCGCGGTTTGCGCCTGCGCCTGGAAAACCTGGCGGGCGTCGACGTACTGGCGGAGTGTGGCAATGGTCGTGAAGCGCGGGAGCAGATCCTGGCGCTGCAGCCGGATGTGGCTTTTCTCGATATTCAGATGCCGGGGGTGAGTGGACTTGAGTTGGTGCAGCTACTGCCGAAGGAGTCCATTCCACAGATCGTATTTGTAACCGCCTACGATCAGTACGCGGTGGAGGCCTTTGAAGTCAACGCCGTCGACTATGTACTGAAACCCATCGAGGAAGAGCGCTTGAACAAGGCGCTGCAGCGAGTGCGGGAAAAACTTGGCAGTGAGAATCTGGCCGCACAGCGCGAGCAGCTGCTGGAAGCGGTGGCGGATCTCACTCAGGAGACACCCCAGGCGCTGGAGCAAAAACTCGCGGCAGGGGAGTTCGGAAGCAGCCGCTACCCGGAGAAAATCGCGATCAAGGATGCGGGAAAAATTACCCTGGTACCGGCGCGGGATATCGACTGGATCGACGCTGCTGGTGACTACATGTGCGTACACGCCAGCGGCGAAACCCATGTAATGCGCATTACCATGAAAGAGCTGGAACAGCAGTTGGACCCGAAAGTATTTCAGCGTATTCACCGCTCCACCATCGTCAATCTCAAGCGGGTACGGGAGATCTGCGCGCATATTAATGGCGAATACCACCTTGTGCTGAATAATGGCGAGCGCCTGAAAATGAGCCGCAGTTATAAAAACAAAGTTCAGCACTTCATTTGA
- a CDS encoding sensor histidine kinase, whose protein sequence is MGNSVFNWLSDWLATERNQYFALQFSGWAGYTLLTFIGGSFWVENHWLYTGYIAVATASGVAISEAMRRGFQRLWDKSPAHRLLGTLGAVMVAAVLWAAIKLGGSLWLYGKESDNHPVVQAIYWFSYSFLIYLTWTALYYGIKYYQASLLQQEKALKAESIAHQSQLKMLRYQLNPHFLFNTLNAISTLILDQDGKTANSMVTHLSQFLRHSLDNDPMQKVTLAKEVEALMLYLDIEKVRFADRLRVNVDLDGDATRALVPSLLLQPIVENAIKYGISQREWGGEITIKARVFAGELLIEISDNGPGVSEAVLAGLGSGSGVGIRNTCERLRALYGNEQKTRFCNRAEGGLAVHLRIPFEQD, encoded by the coding sequence ATGGGTAATTCGGTTTTCAATTGGCTTTCTGACTGGCTGGCGACAGAGCGCAACCAATACTTTGCGCTGCAGTTCAGCGGCTGGGCCGGCTATACGCTGCTGACCTTTATCGGCGGCTCTTTCTGGGTGGAGAATCACTGGCTCTACACCGGCTATATCGCCGTGGCAACGGCCTCCGGGGTTGCCATATCCGAGGCCATGCGCCGCGGTTTCCAGCGGCTGTGGGACAAGTCACCGGCGCATCGCTTACTGGGTACCCTCGGGGCCGTGATGGTGGCTGCGGTGCTGTGGGCGGCGATCAAGCTCGGTGGTTCGCTGTGGTTGTACGGCAAGGAAAGCGACAATCATCCGGTAGTACAGGCTATCTACTGGTTTTCATACTCGTTCCTTATCTATCTGACCTGGACGGCGCTCTATTACGGCATCAAGTATTACCAGGCGTCGCTGTTACAGCAGGAAAAAGCACTGAAGGCGGAGTCCATCGCTCACCAGTCCCAGCTCAAGATGCTGCGCTACCAGCTCAATCCGCACTTCCTGTTCAATACCCTGAACGCTATTTCCACCCTGATCCTGGATCAGGACGGCAAGACCGCCAACAGCATGGTCACGCACCTGTCCCAGTTCCTGCGTCACTCCCTGGACAACGATCCAATGCAGAAGGTGACACTGGCGAAAGAAGTGGAAGCGCTGATGCTGTACCTGGATATCGAGAAAGTGCGTTTCGCCGACCGCCTGCGGGTGAATGTGGATCTCGACGGCGATGCGACGCGGGCGTTGGTGCCGAGTTTACTGTTGCAACCGATCGTGGAAAATGCAATCAAATACGGTATATCCCAGCGGGAGTGGGGTGGTGAGATCACCATCAAGGCGCGGGTATTTGCCGGCGAGCTGCTCATTGAAATCAGCGATAATGGTCCCGGGGTATCCGAGGCGGTATTGGCGGGACTCGGCAGTGGCAGTGGTGTGGGTATACGCAACACCTGTGAGCGTCTGCGCGCCCTCTACGGCAATGAACAGAAAACGCGCTTCTGTAATCGCGCAGAGGGCGGCCTTGCGGTGCACCTGCGCATTCCCTTCGAACAGGATTAA
- a CDS encoding EVE domain-containing protein, producing MHYWLFKSEPDEYSIDDLKREPGQTGRWDGIRNYQARNFLRDSVQIGDGVFFYHSACKVPAIVGTARVARAAYPDPAQFNPESKYFDPKASSDQPRWFCVDLQWQSTFPRPVSLKDIKQDPRLAEMVLVKQGRLSIQPVTAAEWRLVEQLGN from the coding sequence ATGCACTACTGGCTGTTCAAGTCGGAACCGGATGAATACAGTATTGATGACCTCAAGCGTGAACCCGGTCAAACCGGGCGCTGGGACGGCATCCGCAACTACCAAGCGCGGAATTTTTTGCGGGACTCAGTGCAAATAGGCGACGGAGTATTCTTCTACCACAGCGCCTGTAAGGTACCCGCCATCGTCGGCACCGCCCGCGTGGCCCGTGCCGCCTACCCCGACCCCGCCCAGTTCAACCCGGAATCCAAATACTTCGACCCCAAGGCCAGCAGCGATCAGCCGCGCTGGTTCTGCGTGGACCTGCAGTGGCAGAGCACCTTTCCCAGACCGGTATCCCTGAAAGACATCAAGCAGGATCCTCGGCTGGCAGAGATGGTGCTGGTAAAACAGGGGCGCCTGTCAATCCAGCCGGTCACTGCTGCCGAGTGGCGACTTGTCGAACAGCTGGGAAATTGA
- the alaC gene encoding alanine transaminase codes for MTKDMSAPCERRFSRIDRLPPYVFNITAELKMAARRRGEDIIDFSMGNPDGPTPQHIVDKMCTVAQREDTHGYSTSRGIPRLRRAIAHWYADRYQVEIDPEEEAVVTIGSKEGLAHLMLAVLDHGDMVLVPNPSYPIHIYGAVIAGAQVRSVPLVPGIDFFAELERAITESIPKPKMVILGFPSNPTAQCVELDFFERVVALAKRYGILVVHDLAYADIVYEGWKAPSIMQVAGAKEVAVEFFTLSKSYNMAGWRVGFMVGNRDLVNALARIKSYHDYGSFTPLQVAAIAALEGDQQCVRDIAEQYRQRRDTLVKGLHEAGWMVDIPKASMYVWAKIPPAYREMGSLEFAKKLLADAKVCVSPGIGFGDYGDDYVRFALIENQNRIRQAVRGIKAMFRADGLLTERKAEGSGEKGAKSR; via the coding sequence ATGACCAAGGATATGAGTGCGCCTTGCGAGCGCCGTTTCTCCCGTATTGATCGCCTGCCCCCCTACGTTTTCAACATTACCGCCGAACTGAAAATGGCTGCGCGACGGCGCGGCGAAGACATTATCGACTTCAGTATGGGCAACCCCGATGGGCCCACGCCGCAACACATTGTCGACAAGATGTGTACCGTGGCCCAGCGTGAAGACACCCACGGCTACTCCACTTCTCGCGGCATACCCCGCTTGCGTCGGGCGATTGCTCACTGGTACGCAGACCGCTATCAGGTGGAAATTGATCCGGAAGAGGAGGCGGTGGTCACCATCGGCTCCAAAGAGGGGCTGGCGCACCTGATGCTGGCGGTACTCGACCACGGCGACATGGTGCTGGTACCAAACCCGAGCTACCCGATCCATATCTACGGTGCGGTCATTGCCGGCGCCCAGGTGCGTTCGGTGCCGCTGGTGCCCGGTATCGATTTTTTTGCCGAACTGGAGCGGGCCATCACGGAAAGCATTCCGAAACCCAAAATGGTGATTCTCGGCTTCCCCTCCAACCCTACCGCCCAGTGTGTTGAGCTGGATTTTTTCGAGCGGGTAGTGGCACTGGCCAAGCGCTACGGGATTCTTGTGGTGCATGACCTGGCTTACGCGGACATCGTCTACGAAGGTTGGAAGGCACCCTCCATCATGCAGGTAGCCGGCGCCAAAGAGGTGGCGGTGGAATTTTTCACCCTGTCAAAAAGCTACAACATGGCCGGCTGGCGGGTGGGTTTTATGGTGGGTAACCGCGACCTGGTCAACGCCCTCGCGCGCATCAAGAGCTACCACGATTACGGCAGTTTTACCCCGTTACAGGTCGCGGCCATTGCGGCCCTGGAAGGGGATCAGCAGTGTGTGCGGGACATTGCCGAGCAGTACCGCCAGCGCCGCGACACTCTGGTAAAAGGATTGCACGAGGCGGGCTGGATGGTGGATATCCCCAAAGCCTCCATGTACGTGTGGGCGAAAATTCCGCCGGCATATCGAGAAATGGGGTCGCTGGAATTTGCCAAAAAACTGCTGGCGGACGCCAAGGTCTGCGTATCGCCGGGTATCGGCTTCGGTGACTACGGCGATGACTATGTGCGCTTTGCCCTGATCGAAAACCAGAATCGTATCCGTCAGGCGGTGCGCGGTATCAAGGCGATGTTTCGCGCGGACGGCCTGTTGACGGAGCGCAAAGCCGAGGGGAGCGGGGAGAAAGGCGCGAAAAGTCGCTGA
- a CDS encoding DUF3094 family protein — translation MPEQDPQTPLKKLSDEDQAKVDHYLKTGYNDVERKPFRPLLLLVIIVGVLTLLSLLSLIIARTKGVV, via the coding sequence ATGCCCGAACAAGACCCCCAGACTCCGCTCAAAAAGCTCTCCGATGAAGACCAGGCCAAGGTCGATCACTACCTCAAGACCGGCTATAACGATGTCGAGCGCAAACCCTTTCGCCCCCTGCTGCTGCTGGTGATAATCGTCGGCGTCCTGACGCTGCTGTCCCTGCTGAGTTTGATTATTGCGCGCACCAAAGGGGTAGTCTGA
- a CDS encoding acyl-CoA dehydrogenase C-terminal domain-containing protein, giving the protein MAEYKAPLREMNFLLHEVFEADKLWASMPALAETADRETADAILEEMAKLAANTLDPINRTGDEEGCQWNDGVVTTPQGFPEAYTTYCEGGWGALVGNPEFGGMGMPKMLGAQVEEMICAANISFALYPVLTNGACLAIDAHGSEELKQKYLPNMYAGTWAGAMDLTEPHAGTDLGIIRTKAEPQEDGSYSITGSKIFITGGDHDLSENIIHLVLAKLPDAPKGPKGISLFLVPKILVNEDGSLGERNGVSCGSIEHKMGIKASATCAMNFDGAKGWLVGEVNKGLAAMFTMMNYERLGVGIQGLGASERSYQSAIEYARDRVQSRSPEGAKQPEKAADPIIVHPDVRRMLLTQKALIGGGRALSTYVAKWLDISKFGEGEEKQHAEAMVALLTPVAKAFFTDKGLECTVLGQQVFGGHGYIREWGQEQLVRDVRITQIYEGTNGIQALDLIGRKTVANGGALFELFAADVQTFIDANADNEALAEYIQPLATELQRLKDVTAAVLEAAKQDPNAPGAASVEYLHLFGYVAYAYMWAKVVSVAAPKAAADDFYRSQVKTARFYFARLLPMTAGLAGSVLAGSETLMDLEEELF; this is encoded by the coding sequence ATGGCCGAGTACAAGGCGCCACTGCGCGAGATGAACTTCCTGCTGCACGAAGTATTTGAAGCGGACAAGCTGTGGGCAAGCATGCCAGCGCTGGCGGAAACCGCCGACCGCGAAACCGCCGATGCGATTCTGGAAGAGATGGCCAAGCTGGCCGCCAACACCCTGGACCCCATTAACCGTACCGGTGATGAAGAAGGCTGTCAGTGGAATGACGGCGTCGTGACCACGCCGCAGGGTTTCCCTGAAGCCTACACCACCTATTGTGAGGGCGGTTGGGGTGCACTGGTGGGCAACCCGGAATTCGGCGGTATGGGCATGCCGAAAATGCTCGGCGCTCAGGTGGAAGAAATGATCTGCGCCGCCAATATCTCCTTTGCCCTGTATCCGGTACTCACCAACGGCGCCTGTCTGGCGATCGACGCCCACGGCAGCGAGGAACTGAAGCAGAAATACCTGCCGAACATGTACGCCGGCACCTGGGCCGGCGCCATGGATCTGACCGAACCCCACGCCGGTACCGACCTCGGCATTATCCGCACCAAGGCGGAGCCGCAGGAAGATGGTAGCTACAGCATTACCGGTAGCAAGATTTTCATTACCGGCGGCGACCACGATCTGTCCGAGAACATCATTCACCTGGTACTGGCCAAGCTGCCTGACGCACCCAAGGGACCGAAAGGTATTTCCCTGTTCCTGGTGCCGAAGATCCTGGTAAACGAAGACGGCAGCCTGGGTGAGCGCAATGGCGTTAGCTGCGGCTCGATCGAACACAAGATGGGCATCAAGGCCTCTGCCACCTGCGCCATGAACTTTGACGGCGCCAAAGGCTGGCTGGTGGGCGAAGTGAACAAAGGCCTCGCGGCTATGTTCACCATGATGAACTACGAGCGTCTGGGTGTGGGTATCCAGGGTCTCGGTGCTTCTGAGCGCTCATACCAGAGCGCCATCGAATACGCCCGTGACCGCGTGCAGAGTCGCTCCCCGGAAGGGGCCAAGCAGCCGGAAAAAGCCGCAGACCCGATCATCGTGCATCCGGATGTACGCCGTATGCTGCTGACCCAGAAGGCCCTGATCGGCGGCGGTCGTGCACTGTCCACCTATGTGGCCAAGTGGCTGGATATTTCCAAGTTTGGTGAGGGTGAAGAAAAGCAGCACGCGGAAGCGATGGTTGCGCTGCTGACACCGGTGGCCAAGGCTTTCTTCACCGATAAGGGCCTGGAGTGCACCGTACTCGGCCAGCAGGTGTTTGGCGGCCACGGCTATATCCGCGAGTGGGGCCAGGAACAGCTGGTGCGCGACGTGCGTATTACCCAGATCTACGAAGGTACCAACGGCATCCAGGCCCTCGACCTGATCGGCCGCAAGACCGTCGCCAACGGCGGCGCTCTGTTCGAGCTGTTTGCGGCCGACGTGCAGACCTTTATCGATGCCAATGCGGACAATGAAGCGCTTGCAGAATACATCCAGCCCCTGGCCACCGAACTGCAACGTCTGAAAGACGTGACCGCAGCGGTATTGGAGGCCGCCAAGCAGGATCCCAATGCGCCCGGTGCCGCATCCGTAGAATATCTGCACCTGTTCGGTTACGTTGCTTACGCCTACATGTGGGCCAAGGTCGTCAGCGTTGCCGCGCCAAAGGCCGCAGCAGACGACTTCTATCGCTCCCAGGTCAAGACCGCGCGCTTCTACTTCGCGCGTCTGTTGCCGATGACCGCCGGCCTTGCCGGTAGCGTACTCGCGGGCAGCGAAACCCTGATGGACCTGGAAGAAGAGCTCTTCTGA